Sequence from the Synergistota bacterium genome:
CCAGAGAAAAGATGCCATACGTTTATCTTGGCAATCTCTGGGAGGAGAGATATGAGACCACATATTGCTTAAACTGTGGAAGTGCGCTTGTTAGGAGGAGGGGATACGTTATACTTGAGAATAATTTGGAAGGCAACAAGTGTTCTTTCTGTGGAACAGAAAATAGATTCATTGTTTCATAAAGGGGGTCATGCAATGGGGGAAATTCTCGTCGATGGGGAAAGTCTTCGCTTGGAAGATCTGGTGAGAGTGGCTAAATATGGATGGAAGGTGAAATTAACTAATGATGTCAAGGAAAAGGTAGAAAGATCCAGAGGGGTAATAGAGCAAGCGATAGAGTTGCGTAAGGTTATTTACGGTATTACCACTGGTTTTGGAGATCTTGCGAGGATTCTTATTCCTCCGGAGAAGGTAAGGGAGCTCCAGAGAAATCTTATACGAAGCCATTCATGTGGTGTCGGAGATCCCTTCCCTCCTGAGATAGTTAGGGGAGCTATGCTTTTGAGGTTAAATACGCTTGCTAAGGGGTTTTCTGGCGTTAGATATGAGATCTTAGAGTTCTTAGCTGAGATGATAAATAGGGATATTTGTCCCGTCGTGCCAACGAAGGGATCTGTGGGTGCGAGCGGGGATCTTGCCCCCTTAGCTCATATAGCTTTGACTATGATGGGAGAGGGAGAGGTCTTTTATAAGGGCAAACGTATACCGGCCTCTCTTGCATTGAAGGAGGAGCTCCTGCCTCCAATTGTTTTCGAAGCTAAAGAAGGTATAGCCCTCATAAATGGAACACCGGTAATGGCAGCGGTTGGAGCTCTTGCGCTTAATGAGGCTTTTAGGCTCTTTAAGCTTGCTGATCTGGCACTTTCTCTAAGCCTTGAAGCTTTAGAGGGTGTCCCCGATGCTTTTGATCCGAGGATACATAAGCTTCGCCCGCATCCTGGGCAAATGGCTTGTGCTTCTAATGTGCTTAAGCTTATTCAGGAAAGTGAAATTATATATGGAACGCAAAGGGAAAGAGTCCAGGATGCCTACTCTTTAAGATGTTCTCCGCAGGTTCATGGAGCATCGAGGGATGTGGCTTCCTTTGTTAGGAGCGTTCTCGAAAGGGAGTTTAACTCCGTTACAGATAATCCTATAGTTTTCCCCGAAAGTGGAGATGTAATATCCGGGGGGAACTTTCATGGTGAACCATTGGCTTTAAGCATGGATTTTCTTTCCATAGCACTTTCTGAAGTAGCGAATATCTCAGAGCGTAGAGTAGCTCGGTTAGTTGATGGACACTTAAGCGGTCTTCCGGACTTCCTTGTCTTTTCGAAAGGGGTAAACTCTGGGTTTATGATAGCTCAGTACGTAGCCGCTGCTTTAGCGTCTGAAAATAAGGTTTTATCTCATCCTGCAAGTGTGGATTCTATTCCGACATCTGCTAATCAAGAGGATCATGTAAGCATGGGCATGAATTCAGCTTTGAAGCTTCTTAAAGTAGTTGATAATCTTTATAAGGTACTTTCGATTGAAATTCTTGCTTCTTGCCAGGGAATAGATTTTAGAAAACCGTTGAAACCTGGGAAGGGAACGAGAGTAGCACACTCTCTTGTGAGGGAAATAATACCATTTCTTATTGAAGATGTCCCTCTTTATCTCGAAATAGCGAAAGCTGAAGAGCTTTTGAGAGGAGAAGAATTTCTCCGTGAGGTGGAGGATTCTGTAGGTGGATTACTCTGAGGGAAAGCTTAGAGGATATTTATATGTTATCTTAGCTGCTTTTTGCTGGGCTAACGTGGCTATCTTTGGGAGATTCCTTATGAAGGCAGGGATGTCTCCATATGCGGTCGTTTTCTGGAGAGCTCTCTTCGCCTGCCTTATAGCGGGTTTCTACCTTGCGTTTTCAGGAAAAAACCCGTTTGATGGAATAGAGCGAAAGGATTTTGTTTTTTATTTTCTTCTCGGAATCGCTGGAATAGGTTTTAACTATCTCGGATATTTGTCGGCGATAAGATACGTAAAAATAGCAACCGCTCTTTTAATGCTTTATACTTTCCCATCTCTCGTGGTGCTACTTGCAAGGGTGTTTCTTAAGGAAAGAATAACCGGAAGGAAGCTTATCTCGCTTTCAATTTCCATGCTCGGTATAGTTATCCTTCTGGGGTGGAATATCTCATTTTCCCTAATAGGATATGCTTGGGGCTTTCTATCAGCGGTGGGAAACGCGGCTTATGCTCTTATAGGAAGGAGATTTTCTGGAAAGGTTGACAGCTTTAAGACCCTTTTCTGGGGATTTTTCTTTGGAACGGTTTTTCTTTTCTTAGTTATGGCTTCTGTGGAAGGTGTTTCGCTTCCCGAGGCATCCGATTTTAAATACATAATTGGTCTTAGCTTTATTTCAACTTTTCTCCCCTACATGTTTTTCCTGCTTTCGTTTAAATACCTCGAAGCTGGAATGGCAAGCATAGCATCCCTCTCTGAAATTCCCATAACGAGTACGCTGGCTTTTATATTCTTCTCTGAAAAACCAGGGTGGAATCATTTCCTCGGGGGCGGTTTGATCATTCTTTCCATTCTCTTTCTCATTAAGGGAGGGGATTAGCATTGTTGTGGCAGCAGATAGTTAATGGCATATCTATAGGCAGTATATACGCTCTTATAACCATGGGATTAGCCATGGTGTATGGAATATTGAGGATACTTCATGTTGCCCATGCTGGGGTTTATACCATAGGGGCTTATCTTGGTCTTTTTTTCTTTTTTCAAACCAAAAGTTTTGTTCTTTCAGCGATTTTCTCTATGGCTATATGCGCTCTAATAGGCATAGCTATTCAGAGATTCGTTTACTATCCTCTTTTGAAGTTCCCCCCCTTTGTTCCGTTAATAGCTGGAATAGCTCTTTTTCTGGCGGTAGGAGAAATTTGCCGTTTGATAGCTGGACCCTATCCGAGGTCGTTTCCTGCGCATATTTCACTGCCTTCGATTAAAATCGGAGGCGTATTCATATCGTCAATTCAGCTTTTGATTTTCATCGCCACCGCTCTTATACTTATCTTCCAGTGGTTTATAAGCTCTAAAACGAGTTTTGGACTTATGATGCGCGCTACCAGTCAAGATCTTGAGATGGCTGAATCCATAGGAATAAATTCCAGGATGGTGGTAGCTTTGACCTTTGCTTTGGGTTCCGCATTTGCAGCCTTGGCTGGGATTCTCGTGGGGGTAAACTATAATCAAGTTTACCCTGCGATGGGGAACATGCCTGCTTATAAATCTCTTGCTTTAATAGTCGTGGGAGGGCTGGGAAGCGTTCCAGGGGCGGTTATAGCCTCTCTTCTCTTGGGGGTAGCAGAGACTTTGCTTATTGGGTATGCTAAAATACCTCTTCCAAGGGATGCCCTTGCTTTTATAGCTATGATAATCTTTCTTCTTATCAAACCTCAGGGACTTTTCGGAGGGAGGAGATAGCGGATGGGATATGTTTTTACCGTTCTGACGATGCTTCTGATAAGTGCCATTTCCGTTCTTGGCCTAAATGTGATTCTGGGGTATGCGGGGCAGATATCTTTAGGACACGCTGCTTTTATGGGAATAGGCGCGTATGCCTCTGCTCTTCTGGCAACTAAGGCTCATCTCCCCTTTTGGTTATGTCTCCCCCTGGCGATATTGATTTCTGGAGCTATTGGCTTTCTGCTTGGTTTACCAAGTCTAAGAGTTAAGGATGATTTCCTTGCCATAACCACCATAGGTATAAACTTCATTGTTCAGGCAATTTTCCTTTACGTGCCTTTCTTTGGAGGAGCTCTTGGGATAGGAGGGATTCCAAGGCCCAAGATAGGAAACTTTATCTTGAGAGGGGAGTACTACTTCGCACTTGTCCTTGTCCTGTTTGTTATAAGCATTTTGATATCTCTGAGATTTCATCGTTCATGGGCTGGCCTCGCTTCTGAAGCTATGAGGGAGGATGAAATAGCAGCGAGTGTTATTGGTATAAATCCCAAAAGGTTTAAGCTTATGGCTTTCGTGCTGGGTAGCGCATATGCAGGAATGGCTGGTTCGCTCTATGCTCATTTTATGGGATTTATAAGCTCCGAGGACTTCGGCTTCCCCTTATCTGTGACCTTTTTATCCATGCTCGTTTTCGGGGGGGTGGGGACTGTGAGAGGAAGCGTTCTGGGAGCCTTTATCCTCGGAGCTTTACCGGAATTTTTAAGACCTGTAGCAGAGTATAGGCTTCTTCTCTACAGCGTTCTTTTACTTCTCATGCTAAGGTTCTGTCCTCAAGGGCTGGTAGGAATTTTCAGGTTAAAAAACAGGCGCTTATTGTAGGTCTGGATTGCTGCAGAGTTCTGCGAGTCTCTTTAAAAATCTCGCTGCGGGAGCGCCATCTATTACCCTGTGGTCGAAAGTAAGGGAGAACCAAATCTTCTCAGTGAACTTTATGCCGTTCTCTGTGAGCTCGGGAACCTTTCTTGTTCTACCTATGCCGAGTATGGCAACCTCCGGTGGATTTATAACTGGAGTAAATATATCTATATCGATCATACCAAGATTGGTTATCGTAAACGTGGATCCCGTTATATCATCTAATGTGTACTTTTTGCTTTTTACCTTTTCCGCCATGTTAAGGATTTCCTTGGCTATTTCCTCAATTGATTTCTCGTTTGCTTTTCTTATAACAGGGACAAGTAAACCATCCGGTGTATCGAATGCAACGCCCATATTAACATCATCATATATGCGTATCTTTTCTCCATCGAAGTGAGCGTTAAACTCCGGAAACTCTGTGAGAAGATTGGCTATGAGTTTAACGAATACGGCGGTTAAGCTTATTTTCACGCTCGAATTTTCCTTTAACTCTGCAAATTTTTTTAGAAGCTTGCTTACATCTATTTCCATCGTTTCCGTTACGGGGACGACGCTATGGAACGACTTAGACAGCCTCTCTGCGATAGTTCTTCGTATACCACTTAAGGGAATTTCTTTAAAGCCCGGTTTTTCTTCTTTCTTCTCAAGGGAAGCAATATAATTTAGAACGTCCTGCTTGGTGATCCTTCTTCCTTCTCCGGTTCCCTTAACAAGCCTCAGATCGATGCCTTTCTCTCTGGCTATTCTTTTAGCGAGCGGGGATGCGTTTATTTTCTCCTCCATCTCTATTCTTTTCTCTTCTTTTTTTTCTTCTTTCTCTCCTACTGTTTCCTCCTTTTCCTTGTAAGCTTCGTATTCGGATTTTGTAAGCGCGATAAGCGCTATTGGAGTTCCAACTTTTGCCGTTTCTCCTTCTTTCACGAGTATTTTTGCTACTATTCCATCGACGGGGCTGTCTATGGTGTTGGTTATCTTCTCGGTAGAGATCTCTACGATAGGTTCGCCTTTTTTAACCTCGTCTCCTTCCTTTTTAAGCCAATTTTCAACCTTTCCCTCCTCCATGGTCAGGCCGAGCTTTGGCATTAAAAGCTCATACATTTTCTAAAACCTCCTTTATTGCATTTACTACGTCTCTCTTGTCCGGAACTACTGCTTCCTCTAATGGCGGAGAGAATGGGTGAGGAACGTTCTTAGCTCCTACTCTTTTGATGGGAGCGTCAAGGTATTCAAAAGCTTCTTCATATATGGTAGAAGCTACTTCGGCTCCCCATCCAGCTCTTTTCCACGTTTCGTGTGCGATTACCGCCTTGTGCGTTTTCTTAATGGATTTTACAACGGTTTCCTTATCCCATGGTACGAGAGTTCTCAAATCTATAACCTCCACGCTTATTCCCTCTTCTTCGAGTTCCTTCGCTGCTTCAAGCGATTCCAAGACCATTCTCGATGTTGCTATAACGGTTACGTCGTCTCCCTCTCTTTTTATGTCTGCCTCACCGAAGGGAATTAGATATTCTTCTTCGGGAACTGGACCTTTGGTCTTGTACAATCTCTTATGCTCGAAGAATATAACGGGGTCATCGCTTCTTAAAGCTGTTTTCATTAGACCTTTAGCATCATATGGGGTTGATGGAATTACCACTTTTATTCCTGGTATGTGCATAAACACGGTTTCTATAGACTGTGAATGATGTGCGGCTGCCGATCTTGCCACGCCATCGGGACCTCTAAGTATTATTGGAAGCTTTCCCTGGCCCCCGGACATGTATCTTATCTTCATTATCTGATTAACTATAGAGCACATTCCAGTGAAGAGAAAATCCGCGAAATGAAATTCGACTATGGGTCTTCCTCCAGCAAGAGCTGCTCCCACGGCTGAGCCGTAGATTACCTCCTCCGATATAGGAGTATCTATAACCTTTTCCTTGAACTTTCCAAGAATACATTTGTAGGTTCCAAATATTCCTCCCTGTTTGGCTATATCCTCTCCATAGGTAAAGATAGCTGGGTTCTTTTCCATTTCCTCCCTTATGGCTTCACAAATAGCTTCAGAAAAGGTAATCTCTCTCATCTTTTCTCCCCCCCTTAGTAATCATATTTTCTGTCATCGATGAACATATCGGTTAAAGCATCTTCAGGTGGGGGAAATTCGCTTTTTTCAGCAAATTTAACGGCCTCTTCGATTTCGTTCTTTATCTTGTCCCATATCTCTTTCTTCTTGATTTCCGTGAGAATGCCCTTCTCGAATAGAAGCTTTTCAAATCTGCCTATTGGTTCTTTTTCCCAGAATTTCTTTACCTCTTCCTTGCTTCTATAGAGCTCGGGATCTCCGACGAAATGCCCCTTTAATCTGTAAGTTTTAGCTTCTATAAGCGTTGGGCCCTCTCCTTTACGTGCTCTTTCTATTGCCTCCTTTGCTGCTTCATACACAGCAAGAACGTCGTTTCCGTCTACGGCGATTCCGGGCATGTTATAAGCCACTGCTCTTGAGGATATGTCCTGAACGGAAGTAGTCTCAGGCATATAAGCCGTTGATGCATACATATTATTCTCGCAAACAAAGATTACAGGTAGCTTATAAACCGATGCCCAGTTTAATCCCTCGTGAAACGTTCCTCTATTTGAGGCTCCATCTCCAAAGTAGCATACCACTACCTGATCGCTCTTTTTGACGAGCTTTATAGACATCCCTGCGCCCACTGCTATCGGAATGCCACCTCCAACCACCCCGTTTGCTCCAAGAACTCCCAACGAAAAGTCCATTATGTGCATGGAACCTCCCTTGCCCTTGCAATACCCCGTTTTCTTCCCATATAGTTCTGCCATCATTTTCTTTACATCAGCGCCCTTGGCTATCATATGTCCATGTCCTCTGTGTGTGCTTGTAATATAATCATCTGGCCTTAGATTTGCTGATACGCCCGTTGCGATGGCTTCCTCCCCGACATAAGAGTGGATAAATCCGGGGATCTTGCCTTCAAGAAACAGTTCTTCAGCTTTCGTATCGAAAAGCCTAATTTTAACCATAGTCTCATATAGCGATAGGAGATCCATCCCCATCTTTGAAACGCCACCTCCTCGCTCAAGTTTAGCCGTTTAAATTTTATCTTAAATTTTTCTATGTAGCAACCCCTCAAAAATGAAGTTATAAATGGTATAATCTAAATTAGCTTTAAAAAGGAGGTGGTATTTTTTGACTGGAAGGATGAAAGCCTTATTAAAAGATAGCGAGGGAACGGGCGCTCGCTTGGTTGAGGTCGATATTCCCAAGCCAGGAGAGGGCGAAGCTCTCGTTAAGGTTATTTATACTGCTATTTGTGGTACCGATCATCATATCTATACTTGGAACTCATGGGCTCAGGAAAACGTTAAACTTCCCCATATATTGGGGCATGAGTTCGTGGGGGAGGTTGTTGAACTGGGGCCTGGAGTAAGCCGTGTTAGAGTGGGGGACATCGTTTCAGCAGAAACGCATATATTCTGTGGGAGATGTAAGCAGTGCTTAACCGGTAATGAGGGTATATGCAGATTTATGAAAATACTTGGTGTTACCACGCCCGGCTCCTTTGCGGAATACATAGTAGTCCCTGAAAGGGTTCTTTGGAAAAATCCTGAAAATATTCCACTTAAGCATTGTGCTGTTGAGGAACCACTTGGCGTTGCTCTCGAAGGCGTTTTGGCAGAAGATGTTTCTGGGAAAACCGTCTTTGTTACTGGCTGTGGTCCTATAGGACTTTTTGCCATTTCAGTGGCCAAGACTTCTGGAGCAAGCAAGGTATACGCGAGCGATGTAAAGGAATATAGGCTTTCCATTGCGAAAGAGGTAGGAGCGGATGTTCTCCTCGATCCTCGGAGCATTGATCCGGTTGAGAAAATTATGGAAGATACTGGAGGAGATGGGGTAGATGTCGTTATAGAGTGTTCCGGTTCGACTAACGCGCTTATTCAGGGACTAAATGCGCTATCTAAGGGGGGAAGGGTGAGTCTCGTTGGGCTCTTCAGCAGGGAGATAACGCTTGAATTGAACTCAAGTTTGGTGTTTAAAGCAGCGAGAGTTTATGGAATAAGCGGAAGAAAGATCTTCTCCACTTGGTGGAAGGTCAGAGAGCTTCTTCAGAACGGAAAGCTGAACATTGATCCCATAATTACCCATGAACTTCCGCTCGAGAGATTCGAAGAGGCTATGGAGCTTATGGAAAAAGGAGAGTGTGGGAAGATACTTCTCAGGCCTTAGTCCATAGTTAATCCTCCATCTACATCCATGATTTCGCCTGTTATGTGGTTTGCCATTTCAGATGAAAGGAAAATGATAGCATGAGCCACGTTTTCGGGTTTTCCGAATTGACGCAAGGGTATGTTTTCTATGAGGGCCTTGCGCTTATCATTTGGTAGTCCACTTAGCATTTTGGTTTCAGTGGGTCCCGGGCATACGGCATTGACGTTTATGCCGTGGGGCCCACCTTCTCTTGCTAACGCTTTAGTAAAGGCTATTACCCCTCCCTTAGAAGCCGAGTATATGGCATTTCCGAATATTCCTCCCCCTCTTTTCCCAGCGATGGAGGCCACGTTTACGATCTTTCCGCTTTTTTGCTTTATCATGTGGGGAAAAACCTCAAGACATGTGTTAAAAACGCCCATTAGGTTGACAGCTATGACTCTTTCCCACTCTTCGGGAGTGCATTCCACAAACGGCTTCGTATAAACTATGCCGGCGTTATTAACGAGGATGTCTATTTTGCCATACTTTTCAAGCGTAATCGCTATCGCTTTCCTAACGCTTTCTATATTTGATACATCGGTTTTGATGAAAATTCCCCTTCCTCCATTTGATTCTATTTGTTTGAGTGTTTCTTTACCTTCTCTCTCAAGGAGCTCCAAGATTACAACTGAAGCTCCTAATTGAGAAAAAAGAAGGGCGGTAACGCGTCCTATGCCTCTACCGCCCCCCGTTATTAACGCAACCTTATTTGAAAAGCTTATCATTTTATCTCAGCTCCTCTTTCTATTGAATTTAAATAAGGGAAACTCCGTTTCCTCGTCGAGCTCTCTCCTTATCTCTATATCTGGAAGTTCCCTTATAACCAATTCTATGGTGGCTAAAACAGGAT
This genomic interval carries:
- a CDS encoding thiamine pyrophosphate-dependent dehydrogenase E1 component subunit alpha, coding for MGMDLLSLYETMVKIRLFDTKAEELFLEGKIPGFIHSYVGEEAIATGVSANLRPDDYITSTHRGHGHMIAKGADVKKMMAELYGKKTGYCKGKGGSMHIMDFSLGVLGANGVVGGGIPIAVGAGMSIKLVKKSDQVVVCYFGDGASNRGTFHEGLNWASVYKLPVIFVCENNMYASTAYMPETTSVQDISSRAVAYNMPGIAVDGNDVLAVYEAAKEAIERARKGEGPTLIEAKTYRLKGHFVGDPELYRSKEEVKKFWEKEPIGRFEKLLFEKGILTEIKKKEIWDKIKNEIEEAVKFAEKSEFPPPEDALTDMFIDDRKYDY
- the hutH gene encoding histidine ammonia-lyase, whose amino-acid sequence is MGEILVDGESLRLEDLVRVAKYGWKVKLTNDVKEKVERSRGVIEQAIELRKVIYGITTGFGDLARILIPPEKVRELQRNLIRSHSCGVGDPFPPEIVRGAMLLRLNTLAKGFSGVRYEILEFLAEMINRDICPVVPTKGSVGASGDLAPLAHIALTMMGEGEVFYKGKRIPASLALKEELLPPIVFEAKEGIALINGTPVMAAVGALALNEAFRLFKLADLALSLSLEALEGVPDAFDPRIHKLRPHPGQMACASNVLKLIQESEIIYGTQRERVQDAYSLRCSPQVHGASRDVASFVRSVLEREFNSVTDNPIVFPESGDVISGGNFHGEPLALSMDFLSIALSEVANISERRVARLVDGHLSGLPDFLVFSKGVNSGFMIAQYVAAALASENKVLSHPASVDSIPTSANQEDHVSMGMNSALKLLKVVDNLYKVLSIEILASCQGIDFRKPLKPGKGTRVAHSLVREIIPFLIEDVPLYLEIAKAEELLRGEEFLREVEDSVGGLL
- a CDS encoding 2-oxo acid dehydrogenase subunit E2, which translates into the protein MYELLMPKLGLTMEEGKVENWLKKEGDEVKKGEPIVEISTEKITNTIDSPVDGIVAKILVKEGETAKVGTPIALIALTKSEYEAYKEKEETVGEKEEKKEEKRIEMEEKINASPLAKRIAREKGIDLRLVKGTGEGRRITKQDVLNYIASLEKKEEKPGFKEIPLSGIRRTIAERLSKSFHSVVPVTETMEIDVSKLLKKFAELKENSSVKISLTAVFVKLIANLLTEFPEFNAHFDGEKIRIYDDVNMGVAFDTPDGLLVPVIRKANEKSIEEIAKEILNMAEKVKSKKYTLDDITGSTFTITNLGMIDIDIFTPVINPPEVAILGIGRTRKVPELTENGIKFTEKIWFSLTFDHRVIDGAPAARFLKRLAELCSNPDLQ
- a CDS encoding alpha-ketoacid dehydrogenase subunit beta produces the protein MREITFSEAICEAIREEMEKNPAIFTYGEDIAKQGGIFGTYKCILGKFKEKVIDTPISEEVIYGSAVGAALAGGRPIVEFHFADFLFTGMCSIVNQIMKIRYMSGGQGKLPIILRGPDGVARSAAAHHSQSIETVFMHIPGIKVVIPSTPYDAKGLMKTALRSDDPVIFFEHKRLYKTKGPVPEEEYLIPFGEADIKREGDDVTVIATSRMVLESLEAAKELEEEGISVEVIDLRTLVPWDKETVVKSIKKTHKAVIAHETWKRAGWGAEVASTIYEEAFEYLDAPIKRVGAKNVPHPFSPPLEEAVVPDKRDVVNAIKEVLENV
- a CDS encoding EamA family transporter, producing the protein MDYSEGKLRGYLYVILAAFCWANVAIFGRFLMKAGMSPYAVVFWRALFACLIAGFYLAFSGKNPFDGIERKDFVFYFLLGIAGIGFNYLGYLSAIRYVKIATALLMLYTFPSLVVLLARVFLKERITGRKLISLSISMLGIVILLGWNISFSLIGYAWGFLSAVGNAAYALIGRRFSGKVDSFKTLFWGFFFGTVFLFLVMASVEGVSLPEASDFKYIIGLSFISTFLPYMFFLLSFKYLEAGMASIASLSEIPITSTLAFIFFSEKPGWNHFLGGGLIILSILFLIKGGD
- the tdh gene encoding L-threonine 3-dehydrogenase produces the protein MTGRMKALLKDSEGTGARLVEVDIPKPGEGEALVKVIYTAICGTDHHIYTWNSWAQENVKLPHILGHEFVGEVVELGPGVSRVRVGDIVSAETHIFCGRCKQCLTGNEGICRFMKILGVTTPGSFAEYIVVPERVLWKNPENIPLKHCAVEEPLGVALEGVLAEDVSGKTVFVTGCGPIGLFAISVAKTSGASKVYASDVKEYRLSIAKEVGADVLLDPRSIDPVEKIMEDTGGDGVDVVIECSGSTNALIQGLNALSKGGRVSLVGLFSREITLELNSSLVFKAARVYGISGRKIFSTWWKVRELLQNGKLNIDPIITHELPLERFEEAMELMEKGECGKILLRP
- a CDS encoding branched-chain amino acid ABC transporter permease — translated: MGYVFTVLTMLLISAISVLGLNVILGYAGQISLGHAAFMGIGAYASALLATKAHLPFWLCLPLAILISGAIGFLLGLPSLRVKDDFLAITTIGINFIVQAIFLYVPFFGGALGIGGIPRPKIGNFILRGEYYFALVLVLFVISILISLRFHRSWAGLASEAMREDEIAASVIGINPKRFKLMAFVLGSAYAGMAGSLYAHFMGFISSEDFGFPLSVTFLSMLVFGGVGTVRGSVLGAFILGALPEFLRPVAEYRLLLYSVLLLLMLRFCPQGLVGIFRLKNRRLL
- a CDS encoding branched-chain amino acid ABC transporter permease yields the protein MGLAMVYGILRILHVAHAGVYTIGAYLGLFFFFQTKSFVLSAIFSMAICALIGIAIQRFVYYPLLKFPPFVPLIAGIALFLAVGEICRLIAGPYPRSFPAHISLPSIKIGGVFISSIQLLIFIATALILIFQWFISSKTSFGLMMRATSQDLEMAESIGINSRMVVALTFALGSAFAALAGILVGVNYNQVYPAMGNMPAYKSLALIVVGGLGSVPGAVIASLLLGVAETLLIGYAKIPLPRDALAFIAMIIFLLIKPQGLFGGRR
- a CDS encoding SDR family oxidoreductase, translating into MISFSNKVALITGGGRGIGRVTALLFSQLGASVVILELLEREGKETLKQIESNGGRGIFIKTDVSNIESVRKAIAITLEKYGKIDILVNNAGIVYTKPFVECTPEEWERVIAVNLMGVFNTCLEVFPHMIKQKSGKIVNVASIAGKRGGGIFGNAIYSASKGGVIAFTKALAREGGPHGINVNAVCPGPTETKMLSGLPNDKRKALIENIPLRQFGKPENVAHAIIFLSSEMANHITGEIMDVDGGLTMD